The DNA segment CCGGTGAGACGACCTGGCGATTCCATTCGAGCGCGGCCGGCGACTGGCTGCCACGGTGCCCAATGCGCGCCTTCTCCCGCTGGAAGGCGAGGCACACTTTCCCTGTGTGGGTGACAGCGACGCGATCCTGGGCGCGATCCTCGACTTCCTCGGTGAACCGGCCCCCGACGCCGCACCGCCCACCCTCCACGCGGTTGCCGTGCCGCCCGCAGACGGACTGCCGAACGGCGCGACCGGCCTGACGCAGCGCGAGACGCAGGTGCTGCGGCTGCTCGCGGCCGGCTAGAGCAACAAGGAGATCGCCGCCGAACTGGCCGTGTCGGTGGCGACGGCCGAGCGCCACATCGCCAATCTGTACGCCAAGATCGGCGCCCGCGGCCGCGTCGATGCGATCGCCTACGCGCTACGCGGCGATCTGAGTCACGCCGCAGCTCGGTAGTCGATCTGCATACTCACCCTCATCCGCTGGCGAGCGAACTGCATCCCTTCCCTCAGCGAGGCTGAGGGTGATCCGGGATGGCGGGCCTGCGTCGGCGGCGCATCATCGGCTTGCGGGCAATGAGTAACGGCCCGCAAGGAGAGAGATGATGCTGCCGTCGCCAACCAACGATATGCTGCTGGACTGCAAGCTGCAGGAACTCGATCTGCTGGGCTGGTGCGGCCCTGTGTGGCATGCCGCAGCGGAAGCCGAGCAACCGTCGCAACGTCGAACATCAGCTCCCGCCCGCCGTGCCCTCGGCGCCCGGATCGGCATGGCGCTGATCCGCCTCGGCGAGCGCCTGACCGGCGCGCTTGCTCGCGGGCGTACACTGTGGGCGAGCGGGGCGGCGCTGCCCGGGCCGCCTGCCGTCTTCAGCGAGGGAGCGCAGCCGAGATGCCGTACTACGTTGCCCGCGGCCCGATGCCGCACAAGCGCCATACCCAGTTCCGCAAAGCCGACGGCTCGCTCTACCACGAGGAGCTGCTCGGCTCCGAGGGTTTCGCCGGTGCCAGCACGCTCGTCTACCGCCTGCACCCGCCCACCGCCGTGCAGGCGATGCAGGCGCAGCCGCCCATGCCGCGCGAGGTCTGGGACGACGACCTGCACCGCCATCACCTCTTCCGCACGCTGCTGGCCGAGCCGGAGGGCGATGCGATCTCCGGCCGCAAGACACTCTTCTTCAACCAGGACGTGGCCTTCAGCATCCTGCGCCCGGCCGGGCCGATGGCCTACTTCTTCCGCAACGCCTACGCCAACGAGCTGTACTTCGTGCATGAGGGCAGCGGCACGCTGGCCACCGCCTTCGGCCGCATCGACTACCGCCCCGGCGACTACCTCGTCGTGCCGCACAACACGACCTACCAGTTGCAGCCCAGGCCCGGCACCGAGTATGACCAGCGGCTGGTCTTGATCGAGGCCGCGGGCTACATCGAGCCGCCGAAACGCTACCTGAACGAGTACGGCCAGTTCCTGGAGTGGGCGCCCTACTGTGAGCGCGACCTGCGCCCGCCGGCCGAGATCGAGACCTACGACGAGCGCGGCGAGTACGAGGTGCGCGTCAAGACGGGCACGAAGGTCACGAGCTACGTCTACGCCGAGCACCCGTTCGACGTGGTCGGTTGGGACGGCTGTCTCTATCCCTACGCGCTCAACATCGCGGACTTCGAGCCGATCACCGGCCGCATCCACCAGCCGCCGCCCGTGCACCAGGTCTTCCAGATTCCGGGCGCCGTGGTCTGCAACTTCCTGCCGCGCAAGATCGACTACCATCCGCAGTCGATCCCCTCGCCCTACAACCACAGCAACATCGACAGCGACGAAGTCCTGTACTTCGTCAACGGCCAGATGCTGGGGCGCAAGGCGGTGGAAGTCGCCTCGATCTCGCTGCACCCCAGCGGCATTCCGCACGGCCCCAAGCCCGGCGGCCTGGAAGCCTCGATCGGCCACACCGAGACCGACGAGATCGCCGTGATGCTGGACACCTTCCGCCCGCTGACGCTGACCCAGGCCGCCCGCACCTTCGACGACCCGGCCTATCCGATGGCCTGGCTGCCGCGGGAGCAGGGCGTAGGGCCGAGGGGTTAGGGAGCAGGGAATAGAGGGAGAAGCAACGCGCCGTGAGTCGCGGCCGCGCCGCGAAGGCCGCCCGCGGTGCGCCCCTACGCTTGCCTGCTAACCCGCCGCCCTCTGGATCGCTGCAACCCAGGATCGCCCCTCTCCTTCTCTCCAGAATTGGGAGAAGGAGAGGGGTCGTAGAAACGAAGTGAGGATGAGGGCCGCCTAGAGCCGCACGCCGAAGAAGAGGGAGAGCGCGGCCAGCACCACGACCAGCCCGACGTAGAGGTAGCCGAAGCGGCGCACCCGCCGCCAGAAGCGCAGCGCAAACTTGAAGCGCAGCAACCCCAGCACGGCCATGACGCCCAGCGCTAAGATCAGCGTCTCGACGATCGATTCGCGCACGCCTCACGCCCGCGCCCGCCCTGCCAGCGGTGCGCGATCAGGATAGCAGGACGCGGCCGGCAGCAGCGGCGGCGTCACAACCGGGCGGCGCTGCCGGCCGTGACATCCGCTACTCGCGCCACGTCGGGCGCGCGGCACCATAGCTTGACACTCCGCGCCGCCGCGCCATGATCGGAGCAATCTGCCCATCCGCCCGCGCAGGAGCGCCCCGATGCAGTTCGGCCTGCACCTGCCCCATCTCGGCCGCAGCGCCTCGCGCGAGGTGCTGAGCGGTTTCGCCCAGGCGGCCGAGGCCACGGGCTTCGACTCGCTCTGGGTCAGCGACCACGTGATCGTGCCGAAGCGGCTGGAGTCGCGCTACCCCTACAACGAGTCCGGCGAGTTTCCCTTCCGGCCCGACGCGCCCTTCCTCGACCCGATCGCCACCCTGCTCTTCGTCGCCGGCTGCACCGAGCGCGTGCGGTTGGGCACGGCGGTGCTGATCATCCCCTACCGCAACCCGGTAGTGCAGGCCAAGGAGCTGGCGACGCTCGACTTTGTCTCTGGCGGGCGGCTGATCCTCGGCATCGGCACGGGCTGGATGGCCGAAGAGTTCGCCGCGCTCGACGTGCCCTTCGCGCACCGCGGCGGCCGCACCAACGAGTACCTGGCGCTGATTAAGCAGCTCTGGAGCGCCGAGGACACGAGCTTCAGCGGCACGTTCTACCGCCTGGACGACGTCGGCTTCGCGCCGAAGCCGTTGCAACAGCCGCGCCCGCCGATCTGGGGCGGCGGCCACAGCGAACCCGCCTTCCGCCGCGGCGGGCAGCTCTGCGACGGCTGGCTGGGCGCGAACGTCAGCCCTCAGCAGGTTGCGGCGCAGTTCGCCCGCGTGCAGCACTACGCCAGGGAGGCGGGCCGCGACCCGGACGCCCTGACGCTGGCCGCGCGCATTCCGCTGCGCTTCGCGCCGGGCAACGAGCAGGCGCTGCGCGAGGAGGTCGCGGCCTACCGCGCCGCGGGCGTCTCGCACCTGGCCTTCGACATGGGCGTGCGCTCGGTCGAGACGGCGCGGGAGACGATGGAACGCGTGATGGAGTCGGTGCTGGCGCAAGCGCGCGGCTGAACGGCGCGGCGCCGGCTACTCGCGCTCCTCGTCCTGCGGCCCGTAGGCGGGGAAGTCGCGCTCGTAGTCGGCGGCAATGCTTTGCAACATGTTCAGATACTCTTCTTCCGCCGGCGTGCGCGGGTGGCGATCCAGCAAGCGCCGGATCAGGTCCAGCACCACGGCGTGCACTTCGCGATCGATGCTCATCGCCTCCTCCGCGGCCGTGTCGCGTGATCGCGGCGGCCGCGCTCATCGTAGCGTAGCCGCCGCTGCCCGGCGCTTGCCTGGCATGGCCCCCGTGTACGATGGTGAAGGCGCAGCGGAGGCGGAGATGTCCTCGGTTCATTCCACGGCCACACGGACGCTGCCGGCGCCGCGCCGCTCGCTCTGGTCGCGGCTGAAGCTGCCGGCGATCCTGCTGCTGATCGCGATCAACGCCGGCGCGATCGTGGGCAACGCGGCACTCGACCTCTGGCAGGTGCTCGGCCCCTCGCGCGTGGTAAGCGGCACGCTCGTCGGCCACGAACGCATCGTGCAAACCGGTGAGAACGCCGACGAGCAATACGTGCTGACGGTGGACACCGGCCACGGCAACGAGCTGATCAACGCGACCGAGAAGGCGTTCAACGAAACGCAAACCGGCCAGAGCGTGACCGTGGAGTGGGACGGCCGCGGCGCCCTGGGCCACGACGAGGCGCTGCGCAAGCTCACCGCCGGCGCCCAGGTCGTCTATCAGTCCCACCCCTGGCGGCGGGCGCTGAGCCAGCTGATCGTCGCCGGCATCACGATCGCCGTCGCCGCCGTTGCCACGCTCTGGCTGCTGCGCGGCACGGCGCGGCGGCGCCCGTCCCCTACGCGAGCGAGCGATTGACCTGCCGGCCCGGCAGGTCGCCGCAGTGGCCGGCTGCTCGGCGATAACACGGGGGAGGCATGAGCGCCGCTGCAGAACTGACCGAGGCCGATATCCGCGCGGCGCGAGCGGCGATCGAGGCCTGCTACGCGCAGGGCTGGAGCGACGGCCTGCCCGTGGTGCCGCCGATCGGCGCCTTCTTGGACGAGTTCCTGGCACAGACCGCGCGCGTCCCGGACGAGGTGCTGATCACGCAGGAGCATCTCGACCGTACGTGCACGGTGCGGCAAGCGGCGATCAACGCCGTAATGGCGGGCTGCCTGCCGGAGTATTTCCCGGTGCTGCTGGCGGCGCTCGACGCCTTCCGCGGCATCGGCGCGGGCAGCGGCCTGCTGCAAAGCACCACGGGCCAGGCGCCGCTGCTGGTGGTCAACGGCTCGGTGCGCGGCAGGCTCGGCTTCAACAGCGCCGAGAACATCTTCGGCCCCGGCGACCGCGCGAACACGACCATTGGCCGCGCCATGCGCCTGATCATCATGAACACGCTCGGCATCCGCCCGCACGAGTTCGACCAGAGCGCTCAGGGCACGCCGCTCAAGTACAGTTGCTGCATCGCCGAGAACGAAGAGGAGAGCCCCTGGGAGCCGCTGCACGTCGAGCGCGGCTTTGCGGCGGAGGAGAGCACGGTCACGATCCAGATGACGCGCAGCGACCTGCACGTCGAGCACCGCAGCACGCAGTCGCCGGAAGAGATCCTGCTGACGATCGCCGACTCGATGTCCTACGCCGGCGGCATCTACGAGGCGCCGCCCTACAACCGCACCAGTGGCTCGATCGTGGTGATGGGGCCGGAGCACGCGCAGATCGTCGCCCGCGGCGGCTGGACAAAGCAGCAGGTGCGCGAGTTCCTCTTCGAGCACTTCGGCAAGACGAAGCGCGAGCTGCGCCGCTTCGGCAAGATCATCGGCCTGGAGGACGAGGCCGAAGACGCCTTCATCCACACCGCGCCGTCGCCGGACGCGATCCTGCTGGTGGTGGCCGGCTCGCCCAACGCGGGCGTCTCCACGGTCTGCTCGAACTTCGCCTGGCGCAACGCGACGGTGGCCGTCGGCCCTCACCCCCGTCCCCTCTCCCAATCCTGGGCGAGGGGCGATCGTGGGTAGAGCGCTCGTGTCGCTGTACGGTTAACCCGGCAGTGTCCGATTCATTTGCCCCATGCTCGCCCCTCGCCTGTACGCTCGCCGCAGGCGTCCGATCTCCAAACCTCTGCGGATGGGAGAGCGAGGACGGGGGAGAGGGCCGATCGCCGGGGTTAGGGGGCCGGCCGCTCCATGCGCACGGAGCCCCGCGGGCTGGCGCCCTGCACGCGCTCGACGTCGATGATCAGCGCCAGGCCGTGGCGCTCCGGGTCGTGGTTCTGCTCCACTTCGGGCGAGAGGGCGAAGACCCGCTCGCGCACCGCCGGGTCGGCTTCAACGTGCCCGCGCCCCTGGAAGATCAGCGTCGTGCGCGTCTTGCTGTCGCGGTAGAGCAGCGAGAGCGCCGGGTTGCGCTGCATCGCCTGCGCCATGCCGCTGTTGGGGTTGCGCAGCCAGATGGCGAGCTGGTGGTCGCTGAACACGTGCGTGCTGCCGCGCAGCGACTGCACCGGACGGCCCTCCGCGTCCACGTAGGCCAGCGTCAGCGGCGTACCGTTGGCGAGGGCGCCGTTGACCAGGCCGCGTACGAAGTCGGGGAGGGTCCGGCTCGTTTCGGGCGGCGGCGCCTGCACGGTGCGCTGCTCGACGCGGCTGATCTGCCCGGCCGCGTTGAAGGCGAAGCGCAGGCTGACGGAGCGCGGCGCGGCGCCGAACGGGCCGAACTCGGCCTGCACGGAGAGACCGTCGCCGTCGGGGTGCGGCTCGGACCAGCCGCCATGCTGGTAGACCGGCGTCAGCGGCCACTGCCCGCTGATCCGCGCCAACACCGCATCGTGCCCGGCGAACTCCTCCCGCCCCGTGTTCAGCACTACGTCCGGCGCGAGATAGCCGGCGGCGCGCTGTGCCGCCGCGGCCTCGCCCGTGCGCAGCGCCTGCACGTACGCCTCGACTGCTGCTCGTTGGTCCGCCATCGCCCATTGCCTCCGAAATTCACGGCCGCGGCCGCGCCGTCAGACACGCAGGCGCGGGTCCAAAAAGTCGCGCAGCCAGTCGCCCACGGCGTTCACGGCCAGCACTGTGAGCATGATCGCCACGCCGGGGAAGGTGTAGGTCCACCAGGCGCCGGTGATGATCTGGCTCTGGCCCGCGGCCACCATGTTGCCCCAGGTCGCCGTGGTCGGCGGCACGGAGAGACCGAGAAAGGAGAGCGCCGCCTCGGCCAGGATCGTGCTGGCCACGCCGAAGCTGGCGATCACGATGATCGAGGCCCAGGTGTTAGGCAGAATGTGCCGCACCATGATGCGCACGTCGCCCGCGCCCATCGCCCGCGCCGCCTCCACGAACTCCTTCTCACGGTACGACAGCACCTGCCCGCGCACCACGCGCGCGTAGGTCACCCAGCTGGTGATGCCGAGCGTGAAGATGATGCTCTTCAGCCCCGGCCCCAGCACGGCCAGGATCGCGATCGCCAGCAGGATGAAGGGGATGGCGAGCTGGATGTCGGCCAGCCGCATGATCACGTCGTCGGTGAGGCCGCGGTAGTAGCCCGCCACCAGGCCGGCAGCAATGCCGATCGCGCCGCCCACCAGCACGGCGGTCAGTCCCACGGCCAGCGAGATGCGGGCGCCGTAGAGCAGGCGCGAATAGATGTCGCGCCCTTGCTCATCGGTGCCGAGCGGGAAGACGCGCGTGCCGGTCTTGTGCTTGTAGGTGCCCCAGAAGGGCGGGATCTTGTTGGAGACGACCTCACCCTGCGAGGCGTTGTGCAGGGCGAGTTGCGGCGCGAACACGGCGGCGACCATGACCAGCAGCAGGATCGCGCAGCCGATCGTCGCCAGCCGGGCCCGCAGCAGGCTGCGCAGCCAGCGGGGCAGCAGATGGCGCGGCCCGGCTGCGGCCAGGGCCGGGAACGTATCGGCGGCGGGCGAAAGCTGCGTCATGCGTGTTGGCAGCGGGCGGCTGGCAACGGGGCGGCCCCTGGTTCCCCCGGAGCCGTTGCCTGCGCCGCGCCTGCCAAAGCCTCCTGTCTGCTGAAGTCTGCGCCCGCCGAAGAGAGAAGAGGAATCAGGAGTAGCCGCTGCTCGTTCCTCGCTCCTTATTCCTACGCCCCACGCCCCACGCCCTACGCCCTACCCATAGCGGATGCGCGGGTCGAGGAAGCCGTAGGTCAGGTCCACCAGCAGGTTGAGCGCGACGAAGATGACGGAGAGCATCGTCACCGCGCCGACGACGACGGGAAAGTCCTTCTGCTCGATCGCGCGGATCACCATCTGGCCCACGCCCGGCCAGGCAAAGACCGTCTCCGTGACCACGGCGCCGCCCAGCAGCACGCCGAACTCCAGCCCCATGATCGTCACCAGCGGGATCATCGCGTTTTTGAGCGCGTGGCGGATCATCACCGTGTACTCGCGCAGCCCCTTCGCCCGCGCCGTGCGCACGAACTCCTGGCCCAGCACCTCCAGCAGGTTGGAGCGCACCAGCCGCGCGTTGCGCGCCATGGAGAAGGTGCCCAGCGTGATCGCCGGTAAGACGAGGTGGTGCAGCTCGTCCACGAAGCCGTCGCCGCGGCCGACGATCGGGAACCAGCCGAGCTGGCCGCCGAAGACCCAGAGCAGCATGATGCCCAAAAAGAAGACAGGCACGGACTGGCCGAACATCGCCACCAGCATCGCCACGTTGTCCAGCAGCGAGTTGCGCCGCGTGGCCGAGATGATACCGACGGGTATGGCGACGGCCAGCGCCAGGGCGTAGGCGGCGATGCTCAGCTCCAGCGTGGCGGGCAGCTTCTCCAGCACCACCCGCGTCACCGGCTGGCGGAAGCGCAACGACTCGCCGAAGTCGCCGTGGGCGGCGTGCACGACGAAGCGGCCGTACTGCTCGTACCAGGGCCGGTCGAAGCCGAGGCTGTGGCGCAGGTTGGCGATGTCCTCCGTGGTGGCCTGGGTGCTGGCGATCAGCAGCGTGGGGTCGCCCGTCTGGTAGAGCACGAAGAAGACGATGAAGGTCGCGCCGGCCACGACGAGCACCGACTGCAGCAGGCGGCGGATCAGGTAGTTCAGCACGGGCCGGCCCTCATCCCCTTCCCTTCCCCCAATCCTTGTCATCGCGCGGAGCGCGATCTGGGATGGGGAAGGGCGATCGTGGGTTGCTGATACGGAAGGGCGTCGGGTTAGTCGGGTGCCATCGGTCGCGTCTGTGGGCGCGAAGCGCGCACGCCGTGTGCCCCTACACGTGGCTTGTGAGCCCCGGCTTCAGCCTCAACCCTCCGTAAAAGGATCTCCCCTTCTCCCATCGTGCAACGAATGGGAGAAGGGGCCGGGGGATGAGGGCCACCCTCCCCCGTCAGCTCTTCAGCGAGGCGTCGTGCAGCAGGATGCGCTCGTCCGGCCGCGGCTCCCAGGTCAGGCGCTTGCTGAAGCCGTAGTTGTCCACCTGGTGCCAGACGAATACCCAGGGCGCGTCGTCCATGATGATCGCCGAGATCTGATTGATCAGGGTTTGGCGCTTGGTCTCGTCCGTCTCCTTCTTGAGCTGGTTGTAGAGGTCGATGTACTGCTGGTTCTGCCAGTGCGTGCCGTCCAGCGAGAAGTCCGGGTTGACGTAGAACGCCTCGTCCTGGCCGGTGAAGGGCGAGCCCAGGCCCAGCAGGAAGAAGTCGTCCGGGTCGCGCTTCTGCAGCTTGTCGCCGGCGTAAACGGCGAAGTCGAGCACCTGCAAATTGACCTTGACGCCGACCTTGGAGACGTCAGAGACGAAGGCCTGGGCGATCTCCTTGTCCTTGATGTAGCGGCCGTTGGGCGAGTCCATCGTCACGGAGAAGCCGTTGGCGAGGCCGGCGTCGCTCAAAAGCTGCTTTGCCTTGTTCACGTCGTAGGTGTACGCCTTGGCGTCCGGCGGCTCGTGCGGCGGGTTGATGATCGTCTTCGTGCGCGTGCCGGCGCCGTTGAGCAGGCCCTTGTTCACCGCGTCGAAGTTGAAGGCGTAGTTCATCGCCTGGCGCACGCGCTTGTCGTCGAACGGCTTGTG comes from the Dehalococcoidia bacterium genome and includes:
- a CDS encoding LLM class F420-dependent oxidoreductase, with the translated sequence MQFGLHLPHLGRSASREVLSGFAQAAEATGFDSLWVSDHVIVPKRLESRYPYNESGEFPFRPDAPFLDPIATLLFVAGCTERVRLGTAVLIIPYRNPVVQAKELATLDFVSGGRLILGIGTGWMAEEFAALDVPFAHRGGRTNEYLALIKQLWSAEDTSFSGTFYRLDDVGFAPKPLQQPRPPIWGGGHSEPAFRRGGQLCDGWLGANVSPQQVAAQFARVQHYAREAGRDPDALTLAARIPLRFAPGNEQALREEVAAYRAAGVSHLAFDMGVRSVETARETMERVMESVLAQARG
- a CDS encoding LuxR C-terminal-related transcriptional regulator encodes the protein MAAELAVSVATAERHIANLYAKIGARGRVDAIAYALRGDLSHAAAR
- a CDS encoding homogentisate 1,2-dioxygenase encodes the protein MPYYVARGPMPHKRHTQFRKADGSLYHEELLGSEGFAGASTLVYRLHPPTAVQAMQAQPPMPREVWDDDLHRHHLFRTLLAEPEGDAISGRKTLFFNQDVAFSILRPAGPMAYFFRNAYANELYFVHEGSGTLATAFGRIDYRPGDYLVVPHNTTYQLQPRPGTEYDQRLVLIEAAGYIEPPKRYLNEYGQFLEWAPYCERDLRPPAEIETYDERGEYEVRVKTGTKVTSYVYAEHPFDVVGWDGCLYPYALNIADFEPITGRIHQPPPVHQVFQIPGAVVCNFLPRKIDYHPQSIPSPYNHSNIDSDEVLYFVNGQMLGRKAVEVASISLHPSGIPHGPKPGGLEASIGHTETDEIAVMLDTFRPLTLTQAARTFDDPAYPMAWLPREQGVGPRG
- a CDS encoding ABC transporter permease, whose translation is MLNYLIRRLLQSVLVVAGATFIVFFVLYQTGDPTLLIASTQATTEDIANLRHSLGFDRPWYEQYGRFVVHAAHGDFGESLRFRQPVTRVVLEKLPATLELSIAAYALALAVAIPVGIISATRRNSLLDNVAMLVAMFGQSVPVFFLGIMLLWVFGGQLGWFPIVGRGDGFVDELHHLVLPAITLGTFSMARNARLVRSNLLEVLGQEFVRTARAKGLREYTVMIRHALKNAMIPLVTIMGLEFGVLLGGAVVTETVFAWPGVGQMVIRAIEQKDFPVVVGAVTMLSVIFVALNLLVDLTYGFLDPRIRYG
- a CDS encoding ABC transporter permease, translating into MTQLSPAADTFPALAAAGPRHLLPRWLRSLLRARLATIGCAILLLVMVAAVFAPQLALHNASQGEVVSNKIPPFWGTYKHKTGTRVFPLGTDEQGRDIYSRLLYGARISLAVGLTAVLVGGAIGIAAGLVAGYYRGLTDDVIMRLADIQLAIPFILLAIAILAVLGPGLKSIIFTLGITSWVTYARVVRGQVLSYREKEFVEAARAMGAGDVRIMVRHILPNTWASIIVIASFGVASTILAEAALSFLGLSVPPTTATWGNMVAAGQSQIITGAWWTYTFPGVAIMLTVLAVNAVGDWLRDFLDPRLRV
- a CDS encoding pyridoxamine 5'-phosphate oxidase family protein codes for the protein MADQRAAVEAYVQALRTGEAAAAQRAAGYLAPDVVLNTGREEFAGHDAVLARISGQWPLTPVYQHGGWSEPHPDGDGLSVQAEFGPFGAAPRSVSLRFAFNAAGQISRVEQRTVQAPPPETSRTLPDFVRGLVNGALANGTPLTLAYVDAEGRPVQSLRGSTHVFSDHQLAIWLRNPNSGMAQAMQRNPALSLLYRDSKTRTTLIFQGRGHVEADPAVRERVFALSPEVEQNHDPERHGLALIIDVERVQGASPRGSVRMERPAP